From Schistocerca cancellata isolate TAMUIC-IGC-003103 chromosome 6, iqSchCanc2.1, whole genome shotgun sequence, a single genomic window includes:
- the LOC126088333 gene encoding uncharacterized protein LOC126088333 → MHETDEIGTYTGKSVVNLNYNATKDDAERLVGRPLAKLSTPAAPSSRATTEAATSDFPPPAQDTSAAQDKEGSLALSTGLEPPLESDPSLQKLDAPPPAIKLKAFSSSFSHADGYLPPGVARGAEVIIPTPGSSGGSTVRLSPTVPQKVDAPAFSFGPLSTSTTPRPVTLTEGPSPLSELGSSTASPQPDNSVSSTPSPVPSESPRPTQDYTAYPPSTAFSVSSSGDVALVSSTPSPLPVTNAVTVETFVPSSTPAPGFYTATVPPLALTTVSGGAPGFTQTVVSSTPYPLSNESPESPQELRISSPVQRLDDILLSSTPAPPAAIYYTETGTAGGETVDSGRVVVSAKPTTASDIILGDLQLSSTPPPPLSKYFSGAGTTGTGIVDSTPTVGDAVFNVAPITHGEPSTVLTDLLAINGATQSTAAPKQYSSPLPPPLAILGRDRVSPLNRFVSFRPSPSVSDLFLPANFVSSSPSPFSLEATSATFSGRNEQPVTTPATLIYAEHSVPISSPSSSPPLPIASELKFSPSLPDTSGPNSLPSALYRFRYGEKLSSKYSSSIPGQSLSRSPSVVSISKPMTDSSSTTISPSSSPSAYNQLSNQQGDALPELSLSPVQSTSLTFEDGSRTQSPATSAYFALSEQSATSKQQGKVSVQILSSPVSASLSPVGASYAPTESLTSESFAGGVVSGNSQPGAAVQQGSYGLAGPSQQVDLAQRAQVSVEVVPSLSTDLGRPGVEAASSEEPRPSTPSPFRHAGGLRVVVPEPETLYGEPVAGRPAQPSPDVDQPPLLVPSISFSFDTPEGRQEFEAAVAAGLLDSSRR, encoded by the exons ATGCATGAaactgatgaaataggcacttATACAGGAAAGTCTGTTGTAAATCTGAACTACAATGCAACCAAAGATGAC GCCGAGCGGCTGGTCGGCCGCCCCCTGGCCAAGCTGAGCACACCCGCGGCGCCGTCGAGCCGCGCCACCACCGAGGCCGCAACCTCCGACTTCCCTCCTCCAGCACAGGACACTTCGGCAGCTCAG gacaaagaaggaagtctGGCGCTGTCGACGGGTCTGGAGCCGCCGCTGGAAAGTGACCCGAGCCTCCAGAAGCTGGATGCGCCGCCTCCGGCGATCAAGCTGAAGGCCTTCTCCAGTAGCTTCAGCCACGCTGACGGATATTTGCCTCCAG GTGTGGCTCGTGGCGCCGAAGTGATCATCCCGACACCCGGAAGCAGTGGGGGCAGTACTGTGAGACTGAGCCCAACCGTTCCACAGAAGGTTGACGCCCCTGCCTTTTCGTTTGGACCTTTATCGACGTCCACCACGCCGCGCCCTGTGACTCTGACAGAGGGGCCATCACCGCTGTCGGAATTAGGCTCTAGTACCGCCTCTCCACAGCCAGACAACTCCGTCTCTTCGACACCGAGCCCAGTTCCGTCGGAATCACCACGCCCCACGCAGGACTACACTGCTTACCCGCCGTCTACAGCGTTCTCAGTGAGCTCATCTGGGGACGTGGCACTCGTTTCGTCCACACCGAGCCCACTGCCAGTTACGAACGCCGTCACTGTGGAAACATTTGTACCGTCATCCACCCCAGCACCTGGCTTCTACACAGCAACGGTTCCTCCTCTGGCGCTGACCACAGTTTCTGGCGGGGCACCAGGATTCACACAGACTGTCGTCTCTTCTACACCATACCCCTTATCTAACGAATCTCCAGAATCGCCACAAGAATTACGCATTTCCTCTCCCGTGCAGAGACTGGATGATATACTGCTGTCTTCAACTCCAGCTCCCCCTGCAGCAATATACTACACAGAGACTGGAACAGCTGGAGGTGAAACCGTAGACAGTGGACGTGTAGTAGTCTCGGCAAAGCCGACCACAGCCAGTGATATTATCTTGGGTGATTTGCAACTGTCTTCAACTCCACCTCCACCTTTATCAAAATACTTCTCGGGGGCTGGTACAACTGGGACTGGAATCGTAGACAGCACTCCTACAGTTGGCGATGCAGTATTCAATGTGGCGCCTATCACACACGGGGAGCCATCTACTGTTCTGACTGATTTACTAGCGATCAACGGCGCGACACAGTCGACGGCAGCTCCGAAACAGTACTCGAGTCCCTTGCCGCCACCACTCGCTATACTAGGCCGTGACAGAGTATCTCCACTAAACCGCTTCGTGTCATTCCGGCCATCGCCATCCGTCAGCGACCTTTTTCTACCTGCTAATTTCGTCTCCTCATCACCGTCTCCATTTTCGCTAGAAGCGACATCTGCAACTTTCTCTGGGAGGAACGAGCAGCCAGTGACGACCCCCGCTACGTTGATCTACGCCGAACACTCGGTGCCTATATCCTCGCCTAGCTCGTCGCCACCTTTGCCTATAGCGTCAGAGCTCAAATTCTCACCCTCCCTGCCGGATACATCTGGACCGAATAGTTTACCCTCAGCACTGTATAGATTCAGGTACGGGGAGAAACTTTCTAGCAAGTACTCATCCTCCATACCAGGACAAAGTCTCTCTCGTAGCCCTTCCGTGGTCTCTATATCTAAACCGATGACTGATAGTAGCAGTACCACAATTTCTCCATCCTCATCCCCTTCTGCTTACAACCAACTCTCCAACCAGCAGGGCGACGCGTTACCGGAGCTGTCACTGTCACCAGTACAATCAACGAGTCTTACATTTGAGGACGGAAGCCGTACCCAGTCGCCTGCTACATCAGCATATTTTGCCCTCTCAGAGCAGTCGGCGACTTCGAAACAGCAAGGAAAAGTGTCTGTACAAATACTGTCATCCCCAGTCAGTGCGTCCCTGTCGCCTGTCGGTGCCTCTTACGCGCCTACTGAAAGCCTGACAAGCGAATCGTTTGCCGGAGGTGTGGTGTCCGGTAACTCGCAGCCCGGCGCCGCCGTGCAGCAGGGAAGCTACGGCCTGGCAGGTCCCTCGCAACAGGTGGATCTGGCGCAGCGAGCACAGGTGTCGGTGGAGGTGGTGCCGTCGTTGTCCACGGACCTGGGACGACCCGGGGTGGAAGCGGCCAGCAGCGAGGAGCCGCGACCGTCGACGCCGTCGCCGTTCCGCCATGCGGGCGGTCTGCGCGTCGTCGTGCCGGAGCCGGAAACGC